The following are from one region of the Noviherbaspirillum sedimenti genome:
- the fliI gene encoding flagellar protein export ATPase FliI, with protein MSALPSRTARWQAYLRDCGELAAIAEPMQVCGRVTRVAGLVMEAVGLKLAVGSACTIPLPNGAKIEAEVVGFNDDKLFLMPQSDVEGVIPGSRVFPVEAVQSLPRPGEVNHPRRRPSDRGRHLPVGDELLGRVLDGAGRPLDSLGPLHNRHAAPLNVRAANPLGREPISHILDVGVRAINTMLTVGRGQRMGLFAGSGVGKSVLLGMMARYTTADVIVVGLIGERGREVKEFIEQILGPEGLKRSVVVAAPADTPPLMRLQGAAYTTAIAEHFRDEGKHVLLIMDSLTRYAMAQREIALAIGEPPATKGYPPSVFAKLPALVERAGNGKPGGGSITAFYTVLTEGDDQQDPIADSARAILDGHIVLNRSLAEAGHYPAIDIEQSISRAMHSITDAKHQQLARRLKQLTSRYQRNRDLISVGAYAHGSDPVLDQAIALFPNIEKFLQQDITERAGINESLQQLATLFP; from the coding sequence CTGGCAAGCCTATCTGCGCGATTGCGGCGAACTGGCGGCGATCGCCGAACCGATGCAGGTCTGCGGCCGCGTTACGCGCGTCGCCGGCCTGGTGATGGAGGCGGTCGGCCTGAAGCTTGCGGTCGGCAGCGCCTGCACCATCCCGTTGCCGAACGGCGCGAAGATCGAGGCCGAAGTGGTTGGCTTCAACGACGACAAGCTGTTCCTGATGCCGCAAAGCGATGTCGAAGGCGTGATTCCCGGCAGCCGCGTATTCCCGGTGGAAGCGGTGCAATCCTTGCCGCGCCCCGGCGAAGTGAACCATCCGCGCCGCCGCCCGAGCGACCGCGGCCGCCACCTGCCGGTCGGCGACGAATTACTGGGCCGCGTGCTGGACGGCGCCGGCCGCCCGCTCGACAGTCTCGGCCCGCTGCACAACCGTCATGCCGCGCCGCTGAATGTGCGCGCCGCCAATCCGCTGGGGCGTGAGCCGATTTCCCATATCCTCGACGTCGGCGTGCGCGCCATCAACACCATGCTGACCGTCGGACGCGGCCAGCGCATGGGCCTGTTTGCCGGCTCGGGCGTGGGTAAATCAGTCTTGCTGGGCATGATGGCGCGTTACACCACCGCCGACGTCATCGTCGTCGGCCTGATCGGCGAACGCGGCCGCGAAGTCAAGGAATTCATCGAACAGATCCTCGGTCCGGAAGGCTTGAAGCGTTCGGTGGTGGTGGCGGCGCCGGCCGATACGCCGCCGCTGATGCGCCTGCAGGGCGCGGCCTACACCACCGCCATCGCCGAACATTTTCGCGACGAAGGCAAGCATGTCCTGCTGATCATGGATTCGCTGACCCGCTACGCCATGGCGCAACGCGAAATCGCCCTGGCCATCGGCGAGCCGCCGGCCACCAAAGGTTATCCGCCCTCGGTGTTCGCCAAGCTGCCGGCGCTGGTCGAACGCGCCGGCAACGGCAAGCCGGGCGGCGGTTCGATCACCGCCTTCTATACCGTGCTGACCGAGGGCGACGACCAGCAGGATCCGATCGCCGATTCGGCGCGGGCGATCCTCGACGGCCACATTGTCCTCAACCGCAGCCTGGCCGAAGCCGGCCATTATCCCGCCATCGACATCGAGCAATCGATCAGCCGCGCCATGCACAGCATTACCGACGCCAAGCACCAGCAGCTGGCGCGCCGTCTCAAACAGCTCACTTCGCGCTACCAGCGCAACCGCGACCTGATCAGCGTCGGCGCCTACGCGCACGGCAGCGACCCGGTACTGGACCAGGCAATCGCGCTGTTCCCGAATATTGAGAAATTTCTGCAACAGGACATCACCGAGCGGGCCGGCATAAACGAGAGCTTGCAGCAACTTGCCACGCTATTCCCCTGA
- the fliJ gene encoding flagellar export protein FliJ, whose protein sequence is MANPSALVTLIELAVKDSDDAARRLGEALRAAEETEKKLEMLLGYRDEYASRFQSNQANGISAMEYRNFQLFIDKLDTAISGQQTIVDNARHRVDGERKSWQECERKRMSYDTLASRAETARQHKENKRDQKQMDEYAARSAMYKR, encoded by the coding sequence ATGGCCAATCCATCCGCACTTGTCACCCTGATCGAACTTGCCGTCAAGGACAGCGACGACGCCGCCAGGCGGCTCGGCGAAGCCTTGCGCGCTGCCGAAGAAACCGAAAAAAAGCTTGAGATGTTGCTCGGCTACCGCGATGAGTATGCTTCCCGCTTCCAGAGCAACCAGGCGAACGGCATCAGTGCGATGGAATACCGTAATTTCCAGCTCTTCATCGACAAGCTCGACACCGCCATCAGCGGCCAGCAAACGATCGTCGACAACGCCAGGCACCGCGTTGACGGCGAACGCAAGAGCTGGCAGGAATGCGAACGCAAACGCATGTCGTATGACACGCTCGCCAGCCGCGCGGAAACGGCCAGGCAGCACAAGGAAAACAAGCGCGACCAGAAGCAGATGGATGAATACGCGGCGCGCAGCGCGATGTACAAACGCTAG
- a CDS encoding flagellar hook-length control protein FliK, whose amino-acid sequence MLTPAILNLSSPASGQAAAAKSGPTAPNGAFNQMLSQQIAERRDAGKSVPARPAGQAGKTELKQAEAKPSAAKPDETKQSSENGSANEVANTRDSEEKTVEAATSTPSATELLAQMAGALIKPEPAAAAGAAANAAAGSAVMAVDATTVAGKQGLLAAADPDLQQEQATVRGEQTAFTGSLRHASEQQAALQQGAAPDNARSADTKASDKLLELPAAPRLQDTPAINATAPQMQAGALNTLQAAGAQMPDRLTPHVGSPAWDQALGQKVVWMVAGAQQSASLTLNPPDLGPLQVVLNVSNGQADASFYAAQPEVRQALEAALPKLRDMMSQAGVELGQTSVSAGMPQQHERPGNHAAHAQQAGHGATAAKGAGEAPLPLARTSQAVGGQGLVDTFA is encoded by the coding sequence ATGCTAACTCCAGCGATCCTGAATCTTTCCAGCCCCGCCTCGGGCCAGGCGGCCGCGGCCAAATCCGGCCCGACGGCGCCAAACGGCGCGTTCAACCAGATGTTGTCGCAGCAGATCGCCGAACGGCGTGATGCGGGAAAATCGGTGCCAGCCCGACCCGCCGGCCAGGCTGGCAAGACCGAGCTGAAACAGGCAGAAGCAAAGCCATCTGCTGCCAAACCGGACGAAACGAAACAAAGCAGCGAAAACGGCAGCGCCAATGAAGTCGCAAACACCCGGGATAGCGAGGAAAAAACTGTCGAGGCGGCGACCAGTACGCCGAGCGCCACCGAATTGCTCGCCCAGATGGCAGGCGCCCTGATCAAGCCGGAGCCTGCTGCCGCTGCGGGCGCTGCAGCAAACGCTGCAGCGGGCAGTGCCGTCATGGCCGTCGATGCCACAACCGTGGCTGGCAAGCAGGGCTTGCTGGCGGCGGCAGATCCTGATTTGCAACAGGAACAGGCGACCGTGCGCGGCGAGCAGACCGCGTTCACAGGATCGCTGCGCCACGCCAGCGAGCAACAGGCTGCGCTGCAGCAAGGCGCCGCACCCGACAACGCCCGCAGCGCAGACACCAAGGCATCGGACAAGCTGCTCGAACTGCCAGCGGCCCCCAGACTGCAGGACACCCCGGCGATCAACGCGACCGCGCCACAAATGCAGGCAGGCGCATTGAACACGCTACAAGCAGCCGGCGCCCAGATGCCGGACCGCCTCACGCCGCATGTGGGCAGCCCGGCATGGGACCAGGCGCTCGGGCAGAAAGTCGTGTGGATGGTGGCCGGCGCCCAGCAGTCGGCGTCGCTGACGCTGAACCCGCCGGACCTCGGTCCCTTGCAAGTGGTGCTGAATGTCAGTAACGGCCAGGCCGATGCCAGCTTTTATGCCGCCCAGCCGGAAGTCCGGCAGGCGCTGGAAGCCGCCCTGCCCAAATTGCGCGACATGATGAGCCAGGCCGGCGTGGAACTCGGGCAGACCTCGGTCAGCGCCGGCATGCCGCAACAGCACGAGCGGCCAGGCAACCATGCCGCCCACGCCCAGCAGGCGGGTCACGGCGCCACTGCTGCTAAAGGCGCAGGCGAAGCGCCGCTGCCGCTCGCCCGCACCAGCCAGGCAGTCGGCGGCCAGGGGCTGGTCGACACCTTCGCCTGA
- the fliL gene encoding flagellar basal body-associated protein FliL produces the protein MATAPKSVQKAPAKGATEAAEQPAAAAKKSGKKGLLILLILLLAVGGGAAAWYFLGQKNSAHGTEKKSIDPSKPPVFMVMEPFTVNLQPDGLGDQYLQVAFSLQVGSEKDVEAIKLYLPQVRSRLLLLLSGKKASEISTVDGKKKLADEIMAQVRQPFIAGVAPQNVTNVFFTSFVIQ, from the coding sequence ATGGCGACAGCCCCCAAATCAGTTCAGAAAGCCCCCGCGAAGGGCGCCACGGAAGCGGCGGAACAGCCCGCCGCTGCGGCCAAAAAGTCTGGCAAAAAAGGCCTCCTGATCCTGCTCATCCTGCTGCTGGCAGTCGGCGGCGGTGCGGCCGCCTGGTACTTCCTCGGCCAGAAAAATTCCGCGCACGGGACTGAGAAAAAATCGATCGATCCGTCCAAGCCGCCGGTATTCATGGTGATGGAGCCGTTCACCGTCAACCTGCAGCCGGATGGCCTGGGCGACCAGTATCTGCAAGTCGCATTTTCCCTGCAGGTGGGCAGTGAAAAAGACGTCGAAGCCATCAAGCTGTATCTGCCCCAGGTACGCAGCCGCCTGCTGCTGCTCCTGTCCGGCAAGAAGGCCTCCGAGATATCGACCGTCGACGGCAAGAAGAAACTGGCCGACGAGATCATGGCGCAGGTCAGGCAGCCGTTCATTGCCGGCGTCGCGCCGCAAAACGTCACAAACGTGTTCTTCACCTCCTTTGTGATCCAGTAA
- the fliM gene encoding flagellar motor switch protein FliM, whose product MADNFLSQEEVDALLRGVNGDLDDAPAQEDVSGVRPYNLATQERIVRGRMPTLEIINERFARLLRIGLFNFLRRSAEVSIGPVRVSKYSEFIRNLVVPTNLNLIHMKPLRGTALMVLDPNLVFLLVDNLFGGDGRFHTRVEGRDFTQTEQRIIQRVLDIIFENYAKSWEPVYPVEFEYIRSEMNTQFANIATPNEVVVSTTFTVELGPVSGEMHFCFPYSMIEPIRDILTSSLQGETLEMDKRWVRLMTQQIQSAEVELVANMGTARATFGDILNMKVGDIIPLTVAPNIAAEVDGVPVMECSYGKFNGQYALRVEKLLTHSNEFAQGEENG is encoded by the coding sequence ATGGCTGACAATTTCCTTTCACAAGAAGAAGTTGATGCCCTCCTGCGGGGCGTCAACGGCGACCTGGACGATGCCCCGGCCCAGGAAGATGTGTCGGGAGTCCGCCCCTATAACCTGGCAACCCAGGAGCGCATCGTTCGCGGACGCATGCCGACCCTGGAAATCATCAATGAACGCTTCGCCCGGCTGTTGCGCATCGGCCTGTTCAATTTCCTGCGCCGCAGCGCCGAGGTCTCGATCGGCCCGGTGCGCGTCTCCAAGTACAGCGAATTCATCCGCAACCTGGTGGTGCCGACCAACCTGAACCTGATCCACATGAAGCCACTGCGCGGCACCGCGCTGATGGTGCTCGACCCCAACCTGGTGTTCCTGCTGGTCGATAACCTGTTCGGTGGCGACGGCCGTTTTCATACCCGGGTCGAGGGACGCGATTTTACCCAGACCGAGCAACGCATCATCCAGCGCGTGCTGGACATCATCTTCGAGAACTATGCCAAGTCCTGGGAGCCGGTGTACCCGGTCGAATTCGAGTACATCCGTTCCGAGATGAATACCCAGTTCGCCAACATCGCCACCCCCAACGAGGTGGTGGTCTCCACCACCTTCACCGTCGAACTCGGCCCGGTCTCCGGCGAAATGCATTTCTGCTTTCCGTATTCGATGATCGAGCCGATCCGCGACATCCTGACTTCCAGCCTGCAGGGCGAAACGCTGGAGATGGACAAGCGCTGGGTGCGCCTGATGACGCAGCAGATCCAGAGCGCCGAAGTGGAGCTGGTGGCCAACATGGGCACCGCCCGCGCTACTTTTGGCGACATCCTCAACATGAAGGTGGGGGACATCATTCCGCTCACGGTTGCACCGAATATCGCCGCCGAGGTCGATGGCGTGCCGGTGATGGAATGCAGCTATGGCAAGTTCAATGGCCAGTATGCATTGCGGGTGGAAAAATTACTGACACATAGCAACGAGTTTGCGCAAGGAGAAGAAAATGGCTGA
- the fliN gene encoding flagellar motor switch protein FliN, with protein sequence MADEIDNQASAEDDWAAAIAEQTRSEAAAAAPQPAAPNFQDFAGSAKGTTHNDIDFILDIPVQMTVELGRTKIAIKNLLQLAQGSVVELDGLAGEPMDVLVNGCLIAQGEVVVVNDKFGIRLTDIISPSERIRKLNR encoded by the coding sequence ATGGCTGACGAAATCGATAACCAGGCCAGCGCCGAAGACGATTGGGCGGCGGCGATTGCCGAACAGACGCGCAGCGAGGCTGCCGCAGCGGCGCCGCAACCGGCCGCGCCGAATTTCCAGGACTTCGCCGGCAGCGCCAAGGGCACAACCCACAACGACATCGACTTCATTCTCGACATCCCGGTGCAGATGACCGTCGAACTGGGACGCACCAAGATCGCCATCAAGAACCTGCTGCAACTGGCGCAGGGCTCGGTGGTGGAACTCGACGGCCTGGCCGGCGAGCCGATGGACGTGCTGGTCAACGGCTGCCTGATCGCCCAGGGCGAAGTGGTGGTGGTCAACGACAAGTTCGGCATCCGCCTGACCGACATCATTTCGCCGTCCGAACGCATCCGCAAGCTCAACAGATGA
- the fliO gene encoding flagellar biosynthetic protein FliO produces MKHACRFGHIIVHLIRHATAAALLTLGGAMAHAGQVAPTAPTAPSAAPQSAATATAGSFFQVLLGLVAVLALLAAIAWFLKRFNLARIAGNAPLRIVGGVSVGNRERVVIVEVADQWIVVGVAPGQVNALTTLARPANAPAQLQGTSPPAGDNFAAWLKQKIDTRNAQ; encoded by the coding sequence ATGAAGCACGCCTGCCGGTTCGGCCACATCATCGTCCACCTCATCCGCCATGCCACCGCTGCCGCCCTGCTGACGCTCGGCGGCGCAATGGCCCACGCCGGGCAAGTCGCACCGACTGCGCCGACTGCCCCGAGTGCAGCGCCGCAGAGCGCCGCAACGGCCACGGCCGGCAGCTTCTTCCAGGTCTTGCTGGGACTGGTCGCGGTGCTGGCCTTGCTGGCCGCGATCGCCTGGTTTCTCAAACGCTTCAACCTGGCGCGGATCGCCGGCAATGCGCCGCTCAGGATCGTCGGCGGCGTCTCTGTCGGCAACCGCGAGCGGGTTGTGATCGTCGAAGTCGCCGATCAGTGGATCGTGGTCGGCGTCGCGCCCGGGCAGGTGAATGCCCTGACCACGCTGGCGCGCCCGGCAAACGCACCAGCCCAGTTGCAGGGAACATCGCCGCCGGCGGGCGACAATTTCGCCGCCTGGCTCAAGCAGAAAATCGATACACGCAATGCGCAATAA
- the fliP gene encoding flagellar type III secretion system pore protein FliP (The bacterial flagellar biogenesis protein FliP forms a type III secretion system (T3SS)-type pore required for flagellar assembly.) encodes MRNKHLIRVARQAARWSPLLLLSLPLFASAQQAGLPALTSTPAPGGGQTYTLSLQTLVLMTALTMLPAALLMMTSFTRIVIVLSLLRQALGTPSAPPNQVLIGLALFLTLFVMGPVLDKVYADAYQPLSENKITMQQALDKGAAPLKEFMLKQTRQSDLALYLKISNTPALQGPEQVPLRILVPAFITSELKTAFQISFAIFIPFLIIDMVVASVLMSMGMMMVSPAIVALPFKLMLFVLVDGWQLLIGSLAQSFY; translated from the coding sequence ATGCGCAATAAACATTTGATTCGCGTCGCGCGCCAGGCGGCGCGCTGGAGTCCCCTCCTGTTGCTGAGCCTGCCGCTGTTTGCATCGGCCCAGCAGGCCGGGCTGCCGGCGCTGACCAGCACGCCGGCGCCGGGCGGCGGCCAGACCTATACCCTGAGCCTGCAGACCCTGGTGCTGATGACGGCGCTGACGATGCTGCCGGCGGCGCTCTTGATGATGACCAGCTTCACCCGCATCGTCATCGTCCTGTCCTTGCTGCGCCAGGCGCTCGGCACCCCTTCCGCGCCGCCCAACCAGGTACTGATCGGCCTGGCGCTGTTTCTCACCCTGTTCGTGATGGGCCCGGTGCTGGACAAGGTCTATGCCGACGCCTATCAGCCGCTGTCGGAAAACAAGATCACCATGCAGCAGGCGCTGGACAAGGGCGCCGCGCCGCTCAAGGAATTCATGCTCAAGCAAACCCGCCAGTCCGACCTGGCGCTGTACCTGAAGATCTCCAACACCCCGGCCCTGCAGGGGCCGGAACAGGTGCCGTTGCGCATTCTGGTACCAGCCTTCATCACCAGCGAACTGAAGACCGCGTTCCAGATCAGTTTCGCCATTTTCATCCCGTTCCTGATCATCGACATGGTGGTTGCCAGCGTGCTGATGTCGATGGGCATGATGATGGTGTCGCCGGCAATTGTCGCGCTGCCCTTCAAGCTGATGCTGTTCGTACTGGTCGATGGCTGGCAGCTGCTGATCGGCTCGCTGGCGCAAAGTTTTTACTAG
- the fliQ gene encoding flagellar biosynthesis protein FliQ → MTPETVMTMGRQAMEVTLMIAAPMLLVALVVGLAVSIFQAATQINEATLSFIPKLVGIFVALIVAGPWMLSVMLDYMRQMFGGIPGMIS, encoded by the coding sequence ATGACTCCGGAAACCGTCATGACCATGGGCCGCCAGGCCATGGAAGTCACCCTGATGATCGCCGCACCGATGCTGCTGGTGGCGCTGGTGGTCGGCCTGGCCGTCAGCATCTTTCAGGCCGCCACCCAGATCAATGAAGCCACGCTGTCCTTCATTCCCAAGCTGGTCGGCATTTTCGTTGCACTGATCGTGGCCGGCCCGTGGATGCTGTCGGTGATGCTCGATTACATGCGACAGATGTTCGGCGGCATCCCAGGGATGATCAGCTAA
- the fliR gene encoding flagellar biosynthetic protein FliR, with amino-acid sequence MISISSAALNAWIAGLLWPLSRILGLIATAPLFNNQKIPARARICLGILLALIVAPAVPTQPATDPMSLAGLLILMQQMVIGLAMGMAMRIVFAAVEMAGEIIGMTMGLGFATFYDPQSAGHSSAISQFLSLVMLMLYLAANFHLMLISVLVDSFTTMPIGAGSLGGGMEQLVSWGGRIFSAGVQLSLPVVAALLINNIALGVLTRAAPQLNIFGIGFPLAIGVGFVMIALTLPYLAVPVERLLQEGIDMAGQLAAPR; translated from the coding sequence ATGATCAGCATCTCCAGCGCTGCCCTGAATGCCTGGATCGCCGGCCTGTTGTGGCCGTTGTCGCGCATCCTCGGGCTGATCGCCACCGCACCGCTATTCAACAACCAGAAAATCCCTGCACGCGCCAGGATCTGCCTGGGCATCTTGCTGGCGCTGATCGTCGCGCCCGCGGTGCCGACACAGCCGGCAACCGACCCGATGTCGCTGGCCGGCCTGCTGATCCTGATGCAACAGATGGTGATCGGCCTGGCCATGGGCATGGCGATGCGGATCGTCTTTGCGGCAGTCGAAATGGCCGGCGAAATCATCGGCATGACCATGGGGCTGGGCTTTGCCACCTTCTACGACCCGCAATCGGCCGGCCACTCGTCGGCGATCAGCCAGTTCCTGTCGCTGGTCATGCTGATGCTTTACCTGGCGGCGAATTTCCACCTGATGCTGATTTCCGTCCTGGTCGACAGTTTTACCACCATGCCGATCGGCGCCGGCTCCCTGGGGGGCGGCATGGAACAGCTGGTTTCCTGGGGCGGCCGCATCTTTTCCGCCGGCGTGCAATTGTCGCTGCCAGTCGTGGCTGCGCTGTTGATCAACAATATCGCGCTGGGCGTGCTCACCCGCGCTGCGCCGCAGCTGAATATTTTCGGCATCGGCTTCCCGCTGGCCATCGGTGTCGGCTTCGTCATGATCGCGCTGACGCTGCCCTACCTGGCGGTACCGGTCGAGCGACTGCTGCAGGAAGGCATCGACATGGCCGGCCAGCTTGCGGCGCCGCGCTAG
- a CDS encoding HD-GYP domain-containing protein — protein sequence MTEAISINDVNRHYLDKVMNLAEERDVEATEDIFDARGMKLVAKGGRISRGMQERLILHKLRKPLESSITVADGINSDVVVDAARRLTDSIAPVGSMHRAAGNNGTPPLDILKQARFGNAMSLMLTITERGGASALAHSVMVSLVSICLAKKLGLDERAQSTVALAGLLHDIGELYIEPEYLDSKRRLRPHEWRHVVVHPRIGQMLIQELENFPPAVAQAVSEHHERFDGGGYPRQLGGSNISIAGQVVSVAEMISGVFMRQDRPLERAALALKIIPGEHAHELVSAVSSVLRICGEEPGTASQDVALQAVYRNVQSLHGNIEAALAQLGALADSPLVTSRACKDLLARGLQQVLAVRRAFTSTGLDICTHEDIAEFMAHNREIHFEVGVAGKEIQWRLQDVARNLAMHGAALHAQEASLLQPLIAQLDAAG from the coding sequence ATGACGGAAGCAATTTCAATTAATGACGTCAACAGGCATTACCTCGACAAGGTGATGAATCTGGCGGAAGAACGGGATGTCGAGGCGACCGAAGATATATTCGATGCGCGCGGCATGAAGCTGGTAGCCAAGGGGGGACGCATCTCGCGCGGCATGCAGGAGCGGCTGATCCTGCACAAGCTGCGCAAGCCGCTGGAATCGAGCATCACGGTTGCCGACGGCATCAATAGCGACGTGGTGGTCGATGCGGCGCGGCGACTGACCGATTCGATTGCGCCGGTGGGTTCAATGCACCGGGCTGCCGGCAACAATGGCACGCCGCCCCTGGATATCCTGAAACAGGCAAGGTTCGGCAATGCCATGAGCCTGATGCTCACCATTACCGAACGCGGCGGCGCCAGCGCGCTGGCGCACAGCGTCATGGTCAGCCTGGTGTCGATCTGCCTGGCCAAGAAACTCGGGCTGGACGAAAGGGCGCAATCTACGGTAGCACTGGCCGGCTTGTTGCACGATATCGGCGAGCTCTACATCGAACCCGAATATCTGGATAGCAAGCGGCGCCTGCGGCCACACGAATGGCGCCACGTGGTGGTGCACCCGCGCATCGGCCAGATGCTGATCCAGGAACTGGAAAATTTCCCGCCAGCGGTGGCGCAGGCGGTGTCGGAACACCATGAACGCTTCGACGGCGGCGGCTATCCGCGCCAGCTTGGCGGCAGCAACATCAGTATCGCCGGTCAGGTCGTCTCGGTGGCGGAAATGATTTCCGGCGTCTTCATGCGCCAGGACCGCCCGCTGGAACGGGCAGCTCTGGCGCTGAAAATCATCCCGGGCGAGCATGCCCATGAACTGGTATCAGCCGTTTCCAGCGTGCTGCGCATTTGCGGCGAAGAACCGGGAACGGCATCTCAGGACGTGGCGCTGCAGGCTGTGTACCGCAATGTTCAGTCCCTTCATGGCAACATCGAGGCCGCCCTGGCGCAACTTGGGGCGCTGGCCGATTCGCCGTTGGTGACATCGCGCGCCTGCAAGGACTTGCTGGCGCGGGGCTTGCAACAGGTCCTGGCTGTCAGGCGCGCCTTCACCAGCACCGGCCTGGACATCTGCACGCATGAGGATATCGCGGAGTTCATGGCGCATAACCGCGAAATCCATTTCGAAGTCGGCGTGGCGGGAAAGGAAATCCAGTGGCGCCTGCAGGATGTCGCACGTAACCTGGCCATGCATGGCGCTGCGCTGCATGCGCAAGAGGCCAGCCTGCTGCAACCACTGATCGCGCAACTCGACGCGGCGGGCTAG
- the flgL gene encoding flagellar hook-associated protein FlgL, translating into MRISTHTFFETSTSRLSELQANLMRTQQQISSGRRLLTPADDPVAAARAYDVSQARSVNEQFGANRENVKSALGMEEGVLQSVTSLLQDVKTLLVGAGNGAYSDTDRQSIATELKGRFEELLGLANSDDGMGGYMFAGFQSGTQPFAQTATGALYNGDQGARMLQVGTSRQIAFSDSGSAVFQQIKNGNGSFALSAAAGNAGSGTFSPGAVTDTSLLTGHNYSVTFAVSAAGTTYDVVDVTSGTTLSAGNAYSSGAAITFDGIQFEVGGQPANGDSFAVAPSTNQSVFSTMKDLIDLLNTPVAGAAGKGNLTNGLAVAHGNLDNALDNILTVRAAVGSRLKEIDALDNAGADADIQYAQTLSALQDLDYSKAISSLMQQQTTLNAAQQTFAKVSGLSLFNYL; encoded by the coding sequence ATGCGCATCAGCACCCATACTTTTTTTGAAACGAGCACCTCGAGACTGAGCGAGCTGCAAGCCAACCTGATGCGCACGCAGCAGCAGATTTCTTCGGGACGTCGGCTACTGACGCCGGCCGACGATCCTGTGGCGGCGGCACGCGCCTACGATGTCAGCCAGGCGCGCTCGGTCAACGAGCAGTTCGGTGCCAACCGCGAAAACGTCAAGTCCGCGTTGGGCATGGAAGAGGGCGTGTTGCAGAGCGTGACAAGCTTGCTGCAGGATGTGAAGACTTTGCTGGTGGGGGCCGGCAATGGCGCCTATAGTGACACTGACCGGCAATCTATTGCAACCGAACTCAAGGGGCGCTTCGAGGAATTGCTGGGATTGGCCAATTCCGATGATGGCATGGGCGGCTATATGTTTGCCGGATTTCAGAGCGGCACCCAGCCCTTTGCCCAGACGGCCACCGGCGCCCTCTACAACGGCGATCAGGGCGCGCGCATGTTGCAGGTCGGGACATCGCGTCAAATTGCCTTTAGCGATAGCGGCAGCGCCGTTTTCCAGCAGATCAAGAACGGCAATGGCAGTTTTGCCCTGAGTGCCGCGGCCGGCAATGCCGGCAGCGGCACTTTCTCGCCAGGCGCAGTGACGGACACTTCGCTATTAACCGGGCACAATTACAGTGTGACTTTCGCGGTATCCGCCGCTGGCACCACGTATGACGTGGTCGATGTCACGAGCGGCACGACCCTTTCCGCCGGAAACGCCTATTCCAGCGGCGCTGCCATTACTTTCGACGGCATTCAGTTCGAGGTGGGCGGCCAACCGGCCAATGGCGACAGCTTCGCCGTAGCCCCAAGCACCAACCAGAGCGTGTTTTCCACCATGAAGGACCTGATCGACTTGTTGAACACCCCTGTCGCAGGCGCTGCCGGCAAGGGCAATTTAACCAATGGCCTGGCCGTCGCCCATGGCAACCTCGACAACGCGCTTGACAATATCTTGACGGTACGCGCCGCAGTCGGCTCACGGCTCAAGGAAATCGATGCGCTCGACAATGCCGGGGCTGATGCCGATATTCAGTATGCCCAAACCTTATCGGCATTGCAGGATCTCGACTACTCGAAGGCGATTTCCAGTCTGATGCAGCAGCAAACTACGCTCAACGCGGCGCAGCAGACCTTTGCCAAAGTCAGCGGCCTGTCGCTGTTTAATTACCTGTAA